Below is a window of Solanum stenotomum isolate F172 chromosome 7, ASM1918654v1, whole genome shotgun sequence DNA.
TTTTGTTGAACACTCTGTATGTCTTGCTTGTCGATGAATAACCGATAAATACACCCTCATCACTTCTAGCATCAAATTTCCCTAGGTTATCCTTTCTATTGTTCAACACAAAGCACTTGCAACCAAAAGGCTTAAAGTGTACAATGGAGGGTTTTTTGTTGTTCAACAACTCATAGGGGGTCTTCTTGATGACTGATCTGATGAGGCTTCTATTAGTCACATAGCATGCAGTGTTGACAACTTCAGCCCAGAAATTCATAGCAAGCCCTGAGTCAATCAGCATAGTTCTGGCAATCTCCACCAAGgttttgttctttctttcaaCAACTCCATTTTGCTGAGGAGTTCTTGGTGCTGAGAAGTTGTggtttattccatgttttgtaCAAAAACCTTCTAGTTGAGAGTTTTCAAACTCTGTACCATGATATGATCTTACATTGGCTATTTTGCAGTTCAGCTTCACTTGAATAGCTTTGGAAAATGTGATCAAGATTGCAGTTGTCTCATCTTTAGTGCACAGGAACAGGTTCCAGGTAAACCTAGAAAAGTCATCAACAATGACAAGAATATATGTATTACCTCCCCTGCTTTGAATTCTGATAGGTCCACATAAGTCCATGTGAATCACCTCCAGAGGTCTTGATGTACTGATACCCTTCTTGGCTTTGAATGATGACTTAGTTTGTTTCCTTTTAGCTCAAGCATTGCAGACTTTGTCATTTGCAAACTTCAGTCTTGGCAATCCGCGGACCAAGTCCCGTGTAACAAGTTTGTTTAACAAGGAATTACCCACATGACCCAGTCTTCTATGCCACAGATCAACATCATCAGCTTGTGCACTTAAGCACGACATGTCATCTCCTTTTATCGAATTAAGATCAGGAACATACATGTTCTTGACTCTGGTAGCAGACATAACAACTCTATGTGTTAAGCAATTTGTGACCAAGCATTTGTCAGCCATGAAAGAGACTTTATTCCCCTTGTCACAGATTTGAGATATACTCAacatattgaattttaaacctTGCACATAATGCACATTGTTTATATAGTTTTCAGCAGACCTCCTAATTCTGCCAATACCAAGTATAGAAcctttctttccaccaccaaaAGACACATCACATCCCTGATGTGCTTGCAAAGAGAGGAAGTTGGAAGTGTCTCCAGTCATGTGCCTTGAGCATCCGTTGTCTATGTACCAGCACTGACTCATTCCTCTCTTCTGCATAAGAGTTTACTTGTTAGATTTTGGAACCCACTTCAGTCTGAGTTCCTAATAATCATCAAAGGGCTTGATAAGAAACCTTCTTGTCCAAGGAGGCAAGGTGTTCTTACTGAAATGATAACGGGGACCAGGTcccttttgtccctttttgtcATTGTTTATGTATTTGACAAATTTTATATGGTTATCTTTGACCCTTTTTAAACTTTCACACTTATCTTTTAAGTGGTCATTTCAACCGCAATGAGCACACAAGAGATTATcatatacaaacacatactTACTATGGGCATTGAAAGGGGGCACTATAGGTCTGCATCCTAACCCTTTCTTACCATTGAAACCCTGATTAGCCATATTAGAAAGCATCCCAGAGGAGTCAACCCATTTTAAAGAGTGGCTTAACTCCTCATTGATCCTGCTCAAGTCCTTTCTAAGTTGGGAGTTTATTTCAAGGGATTCAGTAAGTTTAGACTCAGAATCTTTTAGCTTTTCTTCCAGCTCTTCCTCAAAGATACTAAGTTTTCTCTTTCCACCTGTTGAGGGACCAGGTTCCCCACCAATCTCAGTGACACAGGTTTCTAAGATCCCTATTCTTATGCTCATTTCAGACACTTGAGCTATAAGAGTGGAGTTCTCATTTTCATGCatacttattttctcattcagCAACAAGTTTTCAGCAGTTCGCTCAACAACTGAGTCAATGAGAAGAGCAGCAagtttcctcaatttttttgacATGAAGAGTATCTAGATCATTTTTTAAGTCAAGAAGAGTTACCTCATTTGAGTCTTCTTCATCATCGGAGTTCGCCATCAAGGAGAAAATTGAGTTGAAGatattttcatcatcttcaatcGCCATCATAGAGACATCTTCATGATTCTCATTATCTTCTTCTGACTCACTAGTGTCATTTCACCAAACAACAAGTGCCTTCCTAACCACCTGATCAACATGAGCCTTTCTTCGAGCATGGTctgggaccaggtccctcttACGAGGTCTGGCGTCATGAGTTTCCTGCTTCTGACTGGGGCAGTCTCTCATGAAATAACCAGGTTTGTTGCACTTGTGACACATATCACTTGCCGTGGCGGTCTTGCTGCTGGAAGCCTTCTTTTGGAAAACTCCGTGCCTTTAATGATCTTCTGAAATCGCCTGGTAATATAGGCCATTTTATCTTCCTCATCACCTACTTCATTCTTAGAAGTTTTGGAGCAATAgattttttcttccttctttcctTCATGTTAGTTCCCTGGTTCTTGTTTAGCTCGTATGATTCCCAATCAGCTCATCCATGGGAAGAGTCGTCAGGTCCTTCGCCTCTATTATAGCATTCACCTTGCTTTCCCAAGAGTTGGGAAACACTTTAAGAATTTTGCGGACTTGCTTGTAAGTGGAAATAGGCTCACCCAAACACCTGAGCTCGTTAGTGATAGAGGTGAAATGTGAGTTCATTTCAAAGATGGTTTCATCTTCCTTCGTAACAAAATTCTCATATTGGGTGGTAAGCATGTCAACCTTCGACTCCTTAACTCGTTTGGTCCCTTCATGAGCTGTTTTAAGGCAATCCCAAATTTCTTTGGCTGTCTCACAAGCAGAGATTCTGTTATACTCATCCGCTCCAATCCCATACACTAGGATCTTCTTGGCtttgtaattattttcaatctttttcctATCATCTTCATTGTATTGTTTTCTTGTCTTTACCATAGTAGTGGTGGTCTCTCTATCTTTCACTTCCTTGACTAGAATGTAAGGACTATCAAGAATGATATCCCACAGCTCAGTGTCCTCTGCATTGATATAATCATGCATACGATTTCTCCACCATCCATAATACTGACCATTGAATTGAGGTGGTCTGGTCGAAGACTGTCCTTCCTCCATGTTAGGTGGAGCGGCCATTTCGTCAGGATCTTTCCTTTTCTTGGTGTTAACCAGAGAAAAAAGACTttctctgataccacttgttggaatgtatgcttCCACCAGTATCAATGAGACCAGGTCCTTAGCACAGTTGAAACTAAAACAGTAAAAGAACAAGTGCTGAAAAGTAAAGGTTGACAAGAgagtttacgtggaaacctccttgctcaagggagtaaaaccacgacctggcctGCCAGGACTTTTAGAACTgtttttcactaatcttctcaagcaaaagtaaaagccaGTTACAAACCAAGATTTGCCTGCTAATCCTAACTCTAAGTAACACCTCCTATTACTTAGACAAGCTAGAGTAGATACCACACTACCCACTATACTAATCATATCCTGATTAATATAGATTTAGAGTGAGAGCCAAGTTAACTCTAACTCAGAACTCAAAATGATTCACACAAGTTGAAATGTTTCTTATCACAACGAAACGAATCCTACAATGTAAGCActattacaagcaaacaaaataCAGCTGGTACAGAAAGTAATAGAAGCACTTCTATCAAGTCCCTTGCTGCTTTGAAGCTTGAAAgtttctctctttgaatgaatgagtAAATGAgttgttgtttgtttgatttataCCATGAAGAATTATTACCCATCAAACAAACAACATCGTCCTCTGTGATTGGTGGAGTACACTGCTACTTCACCAACCCTCTGACGCCAACTGTTACAGTTGGGTGGCACTTTTAACAACTGGGTGAGATTCATACTCTGTAGAGaaccaggtccctgcacttgtgaggagatcatcaaaacaccaacGAGCATAAACTCTTATCAATTTCAATTCTTGTCTGAGATGAAAGCAAAAAGTAACTTAACATGCACTAATTTTGGGAGATCTCTATCatagtatttatattttgataatttttatcatggttaaattaaaaattaaggtTAAAGTATATGTTGATTAGTTATACTAGTTTTTAGCGATAGAAGTATCTAAGTTAATAAAAGGTGTAAGTCGAGATACTGTAGGTACAATTTAGTTCTATATCTTTTTAAAGTTGTACTCAATTCGTCTTAATTTATAATTTCTcagttcacttttacttatgtAGTATATTTGGACTTAGCAcgtttatcaaaaaaataatgagGGGCGATACAATTATTTTAccacattattttttctaaagttCGTTGTACTCAAATCAGTGTTCTCCAACACGAGCGGTATTGCAATAAAACACTGACCATAAACACATGAATGTTACGTTTAGTATTCTTAGTTACTTTATTATGTCATTTAGTTTGCTCTTCATGTATTTAAATCTAAAGTTAAAGTTCAATAAAATTAGTCTTTCCtaatcaattttatttcttctttcttctgcaATTCAACACTTATTTTGCCGGTTTAAGAATATTCCAAATTTTCAATGACAATTGGATTAGATTTCTTTATCTTGTGTTAGCAAAAATCATTTGGTTAGATGGAGAATTCTGAGTTGTGCGTTATATGGCTAAAGCATGTACAAACTGATCTCCTCTTGTCAAACTGGTTTTTATCAATGGAAGGTCTctgataatattattttaacacAGAAAATGGTCCATAACATAAATCAACCCCATAGACTGAAAATGTTGTCATGAAACTTGACATGGCTAAAATATATGATCGAGTTGATTGGGAATATCTATGCATGGTGCTGAGAAGAATGAACTTTGCGTAACACAATATGGAGGTTGATTTCTAATCTGTGGTATTCTGTGAATTGAAATGGCTCAAGGcatgaatttttaaaatctacCAGAGGCATTAAACAGGGTGACCTTTTGTCACCTTCTCTTTTTGTTATTAGTGCTGAAATGATGTCCACACTGATGAACAATCTccaagaaaatgagtttattccTTATTTTATTGAGAAAAGAGGCCCCTTCATAAATCATCTTTGTTATGCTGATGACACAATTCTATTTTCTTCTAGGGATCCATTTTCCAttaagaaaatgatgcataaatTAGAAATCTATGAGCATATTTCTGGATAGATGGTGAACAAGaataaatgtgatttttgtgtCTCTTCGAATTTGATTGATGATCAAATTAGGGAGACTGCTTCCATTACAAAATTTAGCCACCTCCAGTTTTCAATGCAATATCTAGGTTGTCCTCTATATAAggggaaaaaaggaaaaaatatctATTTCAACACTATAATGGCCAAGATTTTCAACAGGATGGTATTCTAGCCAATATCTATTGTAACAGAaacattttgtccaaaaaaaattgtattctgGGCAATCTCATAATTGATGGATATTAAAGAAGATGTTGAAAAGTATGTGATATGAAAAATTGATCTTGAAAAAATTTCCTTCTGGTGGGATAATTAGTTAGGAAAAGGTGCACTTGCTAAAATTACGATGCTCCTTAATAATTttatagaaaatgaaaattggAATGTTGCTAACTTGAGGAATCGTATTCCTAATCAATTGGTTGTTGATATTAGGAATATTGAGATCTTCAATAACAAGATTGTTATTTCTATTTGGCCCAATAATAACACTgaacttttttcttaaaaattgttTGACATAGATTCAGGAAGCGAAGGCCTAGTACCCTCACTTCTAACATGATTTGGCACAATAAGCTTCCTTATAagatatccttttttttttttacataatgcTTCACAAAAGCATTTCTATTGATGATGAACTTAAGAGATTTGAATTGTCATTCCTTTTGGATGCTGTTGCTGCACGACATATAAGGAAACATTTATTTTGTGACAGTGATATATATTGCAAGAAGAGTTTGGCCTTTTTTTGGACAATCACGTGGTATTCATAAAAGAGTTATAAGGTGAATCTAGACAAAAAATGATGTCTTGGTGGTTAATCAAGACTAAAAATCTGATTCATGCTACTCTCTTTCGAGTTGTTTCTATTCTCACGTGTTGGGAACCATGAAAAATTATCCACATGTCTAGTAGAAAAATTATCCAACAAGTGGGAACTGTATCAGTTCCCAATTCTATGATCTTCAGTTACCGATGGGATATAAATACATGTGGGGAACCATTGAAAGTACTAAACAATCATTTTCTTGTAGCATGATTATATGGATGAAAAGCTTGATTCTGATTGGGTTAAGCTTAACTTTGATGGCTGTTGCAATGGAAATTCGGAAAGTTTTGATGGTGGTGGTATTATCAGAAACCACAATGAATATTTTCTCATTACATATGTTGATTTCTATGACTATTACAGTAATAATATGGCTGAAGCTAAGGCCTTAGACCAATGACTGAAAATATTTGTTGATGAAGGTTATAATTCTGTGGTTGTTGAGTATAAAATGATGATTTCTTGGCGGATTcaacaaattattattaatatcgAAAACTTCTTTAAGAATTTCAATTGCTCTTTTGTCCACATTTATAGCGAAGGTAAAATGGTTACAAATTATCTTGCCAACATTAGAGAAAGAAGCAAAATGTTCATGAAGTTCAATAATATCGATTCTCTGTCTAGTATAACTAAAGACTCTTATCACAATGAATAGATAAGGTACACCAAACTTCAAAGTCAAACCTAGAAGGAATCAATTTTAATGTACTTTTAGTAGTCTTAACTACTTATTTAGCCTTATTTTGTATAGATGAATGctatttatattcatttttacAGCTCTCATTTATCTtctatatatatacctaaaagtAATTAGATACACTCTTCCTTTTTTAGTAACGCTATGGTTTATATCCTTCTCACTGTACTACTTTTGTTTGATATATCTATAGATTGAAATCATAGCTAAATTCCAAATACCACCTGGTGTAGACTGTTAAAAAGATGTGTGTTACATTTACTTAATACTTTTCTTATAATGCAATCATGTATAAATTGTATGAAAGTTCAAGTTACTAAACTAATCCAGTTTAGTCTCGAACTACTAGTTTTTTTAGGTAATAACGTTTTTATTAATCACCTGTGAAAGCATTACAAAATAGCTGTCCAACTCAGTCAGCTTAGTCTATCCAGCAACCCCATTACATTTCTAACTCAAAATCTAACAACATTTCCTATTTACAATAACCACGTTTGTATAAAGGGCCTAACTGTTGTAGTATCTCTAACATTGCAAATATAAGCTACTCTTCTTACAATCTGATCAGGTTCCATAGTTTTCCGTTCAAACACCCTTTGATTTCTTTCACTCCACAGTGCATAGATTGTCTCAGCATACACCATTTTAAATACTTATGCCTGCGTAGTTTTCCCTTTTGAATTCTTGATCACCCACTGAAGATGCTCGTTCCAATTGGTAGTCTGAGGGTTCTGTCTCTGCATCCAAAGTAACATCTTTGCCCAAACATGCATAGTAAATTCACATTGCGCAAACAAATGATCCCACGTCTCATCTTCCTGATTGCATAACACACATGTGGGATTGATCTCCAGACCCCATTTTCGGAGCCTATCTTTGGTTAGCATCTTAGCATGTAGTTGAACCCACATTATAAACACAGCTTTGGGTCTTGGAGTATTACTAAACATAGTAACCTTCCAAGGTACTCTAGCTCTGTTTCCCAGCAGCTCTAAGTAGTTTTGTCTTAGGATTCTCTTGCCAGATATATTAGACCCGCTATCCAGTGCCCAAAACCTTCTAGCCTCCATAATCTTCTTTATCATCCAACATGCTTGTTGTGGTGTCACCATAGTGGAAGGGTTCTGAGTCTTGAAATAGTAAGCATGTATCCATCGTATCCAAACGCTATCTTGTTTATGTGTAAGGTCCCAATAAAGTTTAGCAATGGCTGCTTTGTTCCACAGAAgcaaattaatgatattaaacCCACCCACAGACTTAGGTGAACAAACTGTATCCCAAGCAATCAAAGTCTTCTTGTTGATGGTGTTAGTCCCTGCCCATACATAGCTTCTGCAATAAGCTTTAATTATTTGGACTACCTTACTAGGTAAGGGGAACATCTGCGACCAATAAGATTGTATCCCAAAGAGCACTGTTTGCACCAATTGGACTCTACCAGCATATGAAAGTTTCTTTGTTGTCCAAGAAGTGATTTGACTGACTATCTTTTCAATAAATGGTTGCCATTGGATAAGTTTTAGTTTTTTGGTAGATAAGGGAATTCCGAAGTATTTGAAAGGCAACTCCCCACCTACAAACCCAAGATGTTGTAAAATCAGATCTTTATCATATAGTGAGACACCACCAAAATATACACTGCTTTTGTTTAAATTTGCTTTCAATCCAGAAGCTGTAGAAAACTCTGCTCAAAAACTCTATGCAATGCACTTACTGATTGGAGATCTCCTTTTGAAAACAGGAGTAAGTCATCCACATAACAAATATGTGTCAGCTTTACCCTAGCACACTTAGGATGATACCGATAACCTTCATCATGCTGCAATTCATGTAACCCCCTACTAAGATATTCCATTGCAATTGCAATCTCAATCGCTTAGCTGTAGCAAAAGGAGAGGTATACTCCCCATTTATGCTAATAGTATAGCTCACCGTTTGCACACATTCCATGATCCAGCCAATCACTTTTGTAGGGAATTTCATATACTCCAATATCTGCCTCAAATATACCCACTCAACACTATCATAGGCCTTTTGGAGATCAATTTTTAGCATACATCTGGGAGAAATATGTTTTCTAGTATATGCTTGTACCAGCTCATGTGCTAGAATAACATTATCAACAATCTTTCTCCCAGGAATAAATCCAGCCTATGCTTCACAAATAATGCTGGCTATAACCTTCTGCATCCTCCTGGCCAAAACCTTAGAGATTACTTTGTAAAGCACTGTACAACATGCTATAGGCCTGAAATCCCTGATTGTAATTGGATTGGTAGTCTTAGGGAGTAAAGTTACAGCAGTGCAATTAATAGGTTTGAACATTTTACCAGTGCGAAAAATTCCTGGACAGCTGCAATGATGTCTGCCTTGATCACTGGTAGTGCAGCCTTATAAAAAGTTGCATTATAGCCATCAACCCCGGGGGATTTATCAGATCCAATCTGATTAAGACCTTCTAGTATTTCAGCATCTGTAATATCTTTATTCAGCTCATATTGTTGCTCATGTGAAAGAAAAGGTCCTTGTTGCATAATTATAACATTTACAGCAGGTAGGCTCTGAGCAGCAGTACCCATCAATCCCTTATAAAATTTGACAATCTCTAGTTTGATATCCTCAGCCTCCTTCAAATTTGCCCCATCCTGAGATGTGAGATTTAGTATATGCTTTCTTTGTTGTTTCTCCTTCATTACAGCAGAGAAGTACTTTGTATTAGCATCACCCAGCGAAATCCAATTCACCCTAGCCTTTTGTTTCAGCACACTCTCTTCTATCATAGACCATTTTTCTAGATTAAGCAATACTTCTTTCTCCTTCATTATTAGGTAATTAGAGTGATCTGATCTCATCTCAGTCTGAATCATCTCCAGTTCATTTCTACAGGCTATAACTTTCTGCCCAATATGCTTGAATTCATCATCATTCAACTGCTTAAACTCGGCCTTAAGTTTCTTCAGATTATACCACACATGTTTCATGTTGCCTCCTGCTGTTCTTCTGGTCCAATTTCTGGTCACTATAGGAATGAAATTAGCATGATCCTTCCAGacattaaaaaatctaaagAGTGATTTAGGAGGTTTAGGACCTTGTGACATATGTATCATCATGGGAGCGTGATCAGACACATTAGGCAAGCCATATTCAGTGGATATGTGTCCCCAATTCCACATCCATGCTTCATTCCCGAACATTCTATCTATTCGACTATAGATTATCCTCCCACCATCTTGTTTGTTTGTTCAAGTGTAAAAATGCCCTCTCCGTTGTAACTCAGTAAGCTCAGCTGTGGCAATGCATTCTGAAAAATCTTGAACTTCCACACTAGTAACAGGGTTCCCACATAATCTATCTTGAGGAGAAAGCACTGCATTAAAGTCCCCTCCAATTATCCAAGGCATAGTTGTACCTTGTGATATGCTTTTAATCTCCTACCATAGTATTCTTCTCTGCTCAATACCATTAAATCCATAGACCACTGTTAAAGCATATTCCATACTTTCTACTCTACTTATGACCTGGCAATGAATAAATTGAGCTCCTGCTCTAATAAATTGGATATTCACCTCCCTATCATTCCAAATTACCCACACCCTTCCATTATTTGCATATTCATAATTATGAAAGCTCAACCAACCAGGGGCCAAGTGTTTCAAGACCTTGCCCACATTATGTTCTTTTACCTTAGTTTCTACCAATCCTGCAATTTGAATATGGCGTGATGATAATATCTTCTTCTTATGCCATTTATTGATGCCCCTGACATTCCATATTAACACCTTCATAAAGAATTAGAGGTCCCACCTCTATCAGTGGGTAGTATGATATGGTCTCCTATCTGCCCTGATCCCAAAATATATTGAGGATGAGAAAGGTTAATACGTATGTGACATGGCACCATCACGTGATTAGTTAACTGATTATTGTTAAGGCTGTTAGTTAATAGTTTGTTAGAAAGATATTAGCTAGCTTAGTTAGTTACAAGTTAAAACGTGTATATAAGTGTGTAGATGATCAAATTTTCAGTATCAGTTTTAATCAGATAAAAATTCTCAATTCTGTATTCTCCCAGAATTCTGTCTCTGTTCATTCAAGCTTAATAGCAGTTTCAGATTTCCTCCATTAATGGAAGTCACTACAATGTTTCTGAATTCTAACATGGTATCTGAGCTTTGAGGAGAGTTTCTGGACTTCTGAATTCAAGTCACAAACCACACTCGTTTTTTTGTAATTGAAAAGTGGATCTACGATTCAGAGCACTCGGCGAACAACAATGGCGATTGATAATGAAGCCACCACAACTCTTACAGTGATTGATCATCACCATCCTCTGTACCTGCAGGCGTGTGACACTCCAGGTAACAATCTAATCTCATTTCTCCTAACATGAAAATTATGCAATTTGGAGTAGATCGATGAGAATTGGACTGGTAGGAAAGGGCAAATTAGGTTTTGTAGATGGAAGACACACTAAGGATAAATTCGatacatcatttcatgaacTTTGGGAAAAATGTAATGCAATAGTGCCGTCATGGATAATGAATGTTGTTAGCAAAGAATTATTAAGTGGAATCATGTATGCCTCTAGCGCACACAAAGTTTGGACTGATTTGAAGGAACGACTAGATAAGGTTGACGGATCTAGGGTGTTTCATCTACACACAGAAATTAATCATCTCACTCAGGGTACTTCCTCTATATCGAGCTACTTCTCGAAGATGAAGGAGCTTTGGGAAGAATTCGATGCCTTCATGCCATGTCCTAGTTGTGAATGTGCTGAATCAAAGAAATATGTTGAACATTTTGAGTATCAACATTTGTAACAGTTCTTAATGGGGTTGAATGAGTCCTACAACCAATGTCGAAGTCAGATCATGATGATGACTCCCACTCCTAGCTTGTACAAGGCATACTCGATGGTGATCTCTGAAGAGAGTCGAAGATCTCTAGGCAAAATAGTGCATGTGGGGGAATCCATGGATGGGATAATATTATTCAATAATCGAGTGACTGGCAATCATCGAAATCCGGGAAACAATTTTAGAGATGCAGACAACTTCAAACCAAGGAGGACTAATGATTTGTATTGTGAATTCTGCCATATGAGAGGGCACTCAATGGACAAATGTTGGAAGCTACATGGTTATCCTCCTGATTCACAAGGGAAGAGAAGACCAGCATGAACAAATGGAGGAGGAAACCGACCAGCAGGAACAAATGGAGGAGGAAACCATCCCCCAAGGTACAGGCCAGTTGCTAACATAGCTGAACAGGGGGATCCACAAACACAACATGCTCTCTATGCTCGTGAGAAGGAACACACCTACTCGAACAACCAGCTGAATGACACTAATGCAAGTCACAACAATGGTATCATGTTCACTCAAGATCAGTATGATCAATTactgaagctgatcaacaaagACTGTACCACATCTGAGAACTATTGGATGCTTGTGTTTTGCTACTGTTGTTCCTGGAGGTGACAAATTTGGTCCTAAGGCTATTGAGGTAGTTCTTATGGGCTACTCTGCTACTCAGAAAGGCTACAGACTTTACATTATGTTAACTAACCACTTGTTTGTTAGCAGGGATGTACATTTTCA
It encodes the following:
- the LOC125869645 gene encoding uncharacterized protein LOC125869645 codes for the protein MAIDNEATTTLTVIDHHHPLYLQACDTPVPSWIMNVVSKELLSGIMYASSAHKVWTDLKERLDKVDGSRVFHLHTEINHLTQGTSSISSYFSKMKELWEEFDAFMPCPSCECAESKKYVEHFEYQHL
- the LOC125869643 gene encoding uncharacterized protein LOC125869643, encoding MFGNEAWMWNWGHISTEYGLPNVSDHAPMMIHMSQGPKPPKSLFRFFNVWKDHANFIPIVTRNWTRRTAGGNMKHVWYNLKKLKAEFKQLNDDEFKHIGQKVIACRNELEMIQTEMRSDHSNYLIMKEKEVLLNLEKWSMIEESVLKQKARVNWISLGDANTKYFSAVMKEKQQRKHILNLTSQDGANLKEAEDIKLEIVKFYKGLMGTAAQSLPAVNVIIMQQGPFLSHEQQYELNKDITDAEILEGLNQIGSDKSPGVDGYNATFYKAALPVIKADIIAAVQEFFALAGFIPGRKIVDNVILAHELVQAYTRKHISPRCMLKIDLQKAYDSVEWVYLRQILEYMKFPTKVIGWIMECVQTVSYTISINGEYTSPFATAKRLRLQLQWNILVGGYMNCSMMKVIEFSTASGLKANLNKSSVYFGGVSLYDKDLILQHLGFVGGELPFKYFGIPLSTKKLKLIQWQPFIEKIVSQITSWTTKKLSYAGRVQLVQTVLFGIQSYWSQMFPLPSKVVQIIKAYCRSYVWAGTNTINKKTLIAWDTVCSPKSVGGFNIINLLLWNKAAIAKLYWDLTHKQDSVWIRWIHAYYFKTQNPSTMVTPQQACWMIKKIMEARRFWALDSGSNISGKRILRQNYLELLGNRARVPWKVTMFSNTPRPKAVFIMWVQLHAKMLTKDRLRKWGLEINPTCVLCNQEDETWDHLFAQCEFTMHVWAKMLLWMQRQNPQTTNWNEHLQWVIKNSKGKTTQA